AGGTAGAACTGGGAACAGCCCAGGTCAGAAAGGCCCAATTCTCTCCCCTGAGTCAACATCCACTGATCTATCTGCTTCATTCCCTCTGGCGGCCAGGCCCACAAGGCCAGTCCCTCACTCCTGTGGTTACAGAGACCAGATGATGCTGGGCTCTCTTTGGCTCCATCCTCAGTCAGAAGCAGCATCTCCACTGCCTGGATTGGGGGCCTAGGTGGCTACACGTTTACCACTTGCCTCTAGGCAGGTGACCCACCGTGAGTGCTGTGTGGTAGAGGGTCTTAAAGAGGAGCCTTCCCTGAGTCGGGCCTCTGTCCACTGATGTCTCTCATAAGCAGATGGCTTGCAGTGACCTTCTCCCTGGTTCTAAGGCAAGTCTCTGAAAGGCACAGGGACAGAACCATTCTGCTGGGAAGGGGAAACCCTAGAGATACAGTGAATCATAAAGAGCAGGGGTGGGGTAGGGCCTGGGTTCCCTAACCCCCCATCTCTCACTTGGGCCTCAAACCATCTACAAAGTGGGCCAGTGTAGACCCACGGTACAGATGTGGGATTGGAGGCTCAGTAGGGGTCGAGACTCACCTCTGACCATCCAGCAGCAAAATGACAGGGTTCAAGTCTACTTTTATACTCTTTCCagcaagggaggagagagaaaagcaggAGAGGCCAGAAGACACCTGGCTCTAGGGCCAGACTGTGCCACTACCACCGTGATAATGGCATTAAagagagtctttctctgtcacaaggctagagtgccgtggtgtgatcttggctcactgcaacctccacctcccgggcttcaagcgattctcctgcctcagcctcccgagtaactggaattacaggcgtccaccactacgcccggataatttttgcatttttagcagagacggggtttcaccgtgttagccaggatggtctcgatctcctgacctcgtgatccacctgcctcggcctcccaaagtgctgggattacaggtgtgagccacagcacccagcccttaAAAGAGTTTTCTTGTTGAAAAATTTCGGTAGGGGAAGGTATAATTAATTCTCttggtgagagaaaaaaaaaatgggacaaATCAAGTCGGTATGCAGTGAAAAGTCAGCAGCTGTAACATTCTATGATTCAACGCAAAAAGTATGTTGAGTTCCTCAGCTGAATAAGTagtataaacaaataatttctttttcttctatctctCCATACAGGGAGGGTGTTGCTCTTATCTGAGGACCTCTTTGCTGTCCTCGACCAATGTTCAAATGAAGGTAGAAAACgcccttttaaaaaaaagcacTGCATTCCCTGAACTTTTCTAGAAGAATCCAGGCAGAACGTTTGCGCAGGCGAAAACACACAAGCTAAGCGAGGCAAATGCAGAAGTTGCCTCTGGTGATACAGCTCGCACAGCGACGACAGAGGGTGGCCAGTGAAATCCCCTCCCCCAGGAGGGGAGGAAACCGCAGAATGTTCCTGACTCGGCACCCGGGCGGGTGGCGCAATGTTTATGTTTGTGTACCTAGCGCGTCGCGTCGCTGCAGCAGGCTGTGCTGTCCAGGGGGCCGTCACTGGGACTCAGGGCACGGATATCGCTGGGCGTTGGGGGCGGGGGTTCTTCCCAAGCGTTGCGATCCATGTCCCGGCAATCCGCCCAGAACGGCCCGGGATTGGATTTTACCTTCAGCCTATAACGGAAGCGACGAAGGGAGCGAGGGTTGGGGCCGGCTTCTGTTCCGGGTTGGAGCCCCCCAGCCCAGCGCTTAGTGGGCGCTCACTCAGTATACTGCCTATTTGTgtaataaagggatggagaagctCGGTCCGGAGCCAAGGTGACAGAAACATGTCGGGCGGCCCCTGGGGGGCGCCGTCGAGTCGCGCTGCAGGTCGCCCCTCACCCCTCCAAACGCCAAACCCGGGAATCCACCGCGTGGCCTTACGACCCCCCACGGGGATTTCAGCCCCTTGACCTGCCTTCCTTGGCTCCAAGTCTTCTGGGGGCCACAGACTAGGAATAGCATTATTTCCCGGTGGGGGTTTGCTCGCTTACACTTTCACGGCAAATGTAGATATTTTAAAGCCACCTTAAAGAAAGTCGGGGAAACAGGATAGCATTGCCCTGAACCTCTCCGCCCCAACTCGCTCGAGTCGTTCTTGGTAGGAACGACTTTTCTATCGGTAGAgttgttcatttttctctaaacttcatcTTAGGCGCCTCTGTGCTGCCCCCCGCGccgccccaccccacaccccagtAGTGTGGTTCTGGGCAAGTCAGTAGCTTCGCTTggggaacctcagtttccccgcCTGTTAGTGATGAGGAAATGAGAGAAAGGGGCACAAGAGTATGCAAAAGCGCAGGAAGCCCCTTTCGGCTCAGGTCGAAGGCCGAAGGGCACGGGGAAGGGGACTCGGGGAGGGAGAGACGGAGGAGcggcgaggccaaggcaggtggcacGTCGCCCATTCTCCCGGCCGCTCGCATCCCAGAGGTCAGCCTCAGCTGGCAGCGAGCCCTCCGCCTCCCCGCTGGGCCCGGAGCGCGGCGCGGGCCCAGTCCCTGGGGACGCGCCAAGAGCAGGCCGGACGGCAGGGCGGGGGCCGGGCCGCGAGCCAGCTCGCAGCCAGCGGACCCAGCTCCGAGGCTGATGACGTCTTCTCCTCTAGCTCGGCGGCGCCTGGCCGGGCAGGGCGGGTGACGTCACCGCCCCGTCACGTGATCGCCATTCAAACAAACACCCTCCTCCCCTTGCGCGCGGGTCTGGCCCGCCCCGTCCCCCAGAGACATATAAACGAGCTCCCTGGACCGGGCTCGCTGCGAAGGACATTCGGGCTGTGTGTGCGACGTGGTTCGAAGGAGCAGTCGGGGCAACCGCGAAGAAGCCAAGGAGCCCAGAGACCCGCGTGACGCTCCTCTCTCAGTCCAAAAGCAGCTTTTGGTTCGGCGCAGAGAGACCCGGGGGTCTAGCTTTTCCTCGAAAGGCGCCGCCCTGCCCTTGGCCCCGAGGACAGACAAAGAGCACCGCAGGGCCGATCACGCTGGGGGCGCTGAGGCCGGCCATGGTCATGGAAGTGGGCACCCTGGACGCTGGAGGCCTGCGGGCGCTGCTGAGGGAGCGCGCGGCGCAGTGCCTGCTGCTGGACTGCCGCTCCTTCTTCGCCTTCAACGCCGGCCACATCGCCGGCTCTGTCAACGTGCGCTTCAGCACCATCGTGCGGCGCCGGGCCAAGGGCGCCATGGGCCTGGAGCACATCGTGCCCAACGCCGAGCTGCGCGGCCGCCTGCTGGCCGGCGCCTACCACGCCGTGGTGTTGCTGGACGAGCGCAGCGCCGCCCTGGACGGCGCCAAGCGCGACGGCACCCTGACTCTGGCAGCCGGTGCGCTCTGCCGCGAGGCGCGCGCCGCGCAAGTCTTCTTCCTCAAAGGTACGCCCTCGGGGAAGCTCGGGGCGGGCCGCACACCCCCGAGATTTTGCCCGGTACCCTCGGCTCTTGGCTCCTGGGGGGTCGCCCCACCTGCAGCGCGTGGGCGCTGGAGTACATTTATCTCTGGAACTTGTCATTGGCTTTGTTTGGCTCTGGGAACAAAGACTTGCCTGGGCCTTTCCACTGTCAACTTCCAGCCCTTGGTGGGTGGGGGAGTCGTATGAAGGTGCCCTGTCCCGGCGTcagtaatgaggaaaaaaaatgtctttgtatTCCCAGGAGGATACGAAGCGTTTTCGGCTTCCTGCCCGGAGCTGTGCAGCAAACAGTCGACCCCCATGGGGCTCAGCCTTCCCCTGAGTACTAGCGTCCCTGACAGCGCGGAATCTGGGTGCAGTTCCTGCAGTACCCCACTGTACGATCAGGTTAGTAGGTGTCCCTGCCACAGGGGAGAAGTAAGAACTGGCAAAGGCACGGAGGAGTAGTGCAGGGAGAATATAGAAAGTGacctgcagcattatttataacggAGGGGGCACAGGGATATGATTGTAGGCGCTACAGAAATGAATTTGCTGGTCCTGCCCAGCAAATGGGCTTAGTTCTGTATTTATCCTCCAGCAACAGAAGTGAGTTCACTCGCTATCTGAAATTGACTTTTCCAGCAGAAAGTTTTTGTGGGTGTGGGCACTGGCCTTGGCTTTGAGCGAGCTTGATGAATGTTGGATATTTCTGGATTTCAGGGTGGCCCGGTGGAAATCCTGCCCTTTCTGTACCTGGGCAGTGCCTATCACGCTTCCCGCAAGGACATGCTGGATGCCTTGGGCATCACTGCCTTGATCAACGTCTCAGCCAATTGTCCCAACCATTTTGAGGGTCACTACCAGTACAAGAGCATCCCTGTGGAGGACAACCACAAGGCAGACATCAGCTCCTGGTTCAACGAGGCGATTGACTTCATAGGTAAATGGAATGGATGCCTGGGgcttttctgcctctctcttctcaTTTTAGCCCCTAAGCCCAACCTCTGTGGCAAGAGCTTGAAGTCTTCTGAGCCTTCTTCCAGACATTCAGTATCAGTCTGGTGTGGGCAACATTCCTGCAAAATGTGAATTTGATTCAATGTCCCACTTTACAGATTTGCAAACTGGGGCTCACAAAGTTGAATTGACTGGTCTGAGATCTATCTGCTGAGTGGAAATCCCCAGTCTGGGTTTAAATCCTGTGCCATCCTTTGCACAGTGCCCACGTTGCCTCCATGAACAGTAGCCATGTGATGGCATGTGGTGATGTTGACCATTTCTAGACAAGACACACATGACCTTTCTCAGCTATACTGTACCTGGGCTTGGGGTGGTTCTCCTGAGCTCTCCAGTAACCAGCCGCTCCTTTTGTTTTCTAGACTCCATCAAGAATGCTGGAGGAAGGGTGTTTGTCCACTGCCAGGCAGGCATTTCCCGGTCAGCTACTATCTGCCTTGCTTACCTCATGAGGACTAACCGAGTCAAGCTAGACGAGGCCTTTGAGTTTGTGAAGCAGAGGCGAAGCATCATCTCCCCCAACTTCAGCTTCATGGGCCAGCTGCTGCAGTTTGAGTCCCAGGTGCTGGCCCCACACTGCTCGGCAGAGGCTGGGAGCCCCGCCATGGCTGTGCTGGACCGAGGCACCTCCACCACCACGGTGTTCAACTTCCCCGTCTCCATCCCTGTCCACTCCACGAACAGTGCGCTGAGCTACCTTCAGAGTCCCATCACGACCTCTCCCAGCTGCTGAAAGGCTGTGGGAGGTGAGGCTCTTCACATCCCACTGGGACTCCAGGCTCCTTGAGAGGAGAAATGCAGTAACTCTGGGAGGGGCTCGAGAGGGCTGGTCCTTATTTATTTAACTTCACCCGAGTTCCACTGGGTTCCTAAGCAGTCGTTGTGATGACTTAGCGTCAAGACATCTGCTGAACTCAGCACATTCGGGACCAATATGTAGTGGGTACATCAAGTCCCTCTGACAAAATGGGGCAGAAGAGAAAGGACTCAGTGTGTGAGCCAGTTTCTTTTTGCTCGCTCCTGTTTTTTGTAGAATCTCTTCATGCTTGACATACCTACCAGTATTATCATTCCCGACGACACATATACATATGAGAATataccttatttatttttgtggaggTGTCTGCCTCCACAAATGTCATTGTCTACTCCTAGAAGAACCAAAtacctcaatttttgtttttgagtactGTACTATCCTGTAAATATATCGTAAGCAGGTTTGTTTTCAGCACTGATGGAAAATACCAGTGTTGGGGGTTTTTTTTTAGTTGCCAACAGTTGTATGTTTGCTGATTATTTATGAcctgaaataatatatttcttcttctaaGAAGACATTTTGTTACATAAGGATAACttttttatacaatggaataaatTATGGCATTTCTATTGAAATttcaatgcttttatttctttggcaACCACACCCAGTCCCTCTCCCACTAGTGAACTAGGGAAGAATTTTGACAAGAACCTGCAGAATGTATTGAGATCTGATCCCACGCCCTGTGGTGGCCCATTGGTCCCATGAAATGGCTGGGTTGCAAGGGAGGAAGACAAGTGAGTATCGTGAAACACCAGATGCTACAACTGAACTCTTAGTATTGGATCAGTGTGTCTGCCCATGCCCATTTTAGCAGCTCTGTAACCTACCATGTCACCCAGGATGCTAAGGTGTCCCCGGAGCTAAAGCTAGGAGGAAATCGCCACTTGCCTGGATTGCCTTTTTCATTTAATACCCTCCTCAGGTTAATATAAAAAGTCGCCTGACCATCTCTGAGCTGTGCTGGAGTTATGAGGAGACAAAAGTTTTTCCAAACACGTGATATAAGGCAGTGTGTGCTACCCGCCCCCAGAGAAACTCAGCAAGGAAGGccctttgcagatgacatgctgAGACCCAGCATGGCTATGTGGCAGAAACACGGGAATTGGAATCTACATCTGTTTCAGACTTTCATTTGCCCATCTCATGGcactctttttgctttttttttttttagacggagtctcactctcgcccaggctggagtgcaatggcatgagctcggctcacggcaacctctgcctcccaggttcaagccattctcctgcctcagcttcctaagtagctgggattacaggtgcacgtcaccatgcctggctaatttttgtgtttttagtagagatggggtttcaccatgttggtcaggctggtcttgaactcctgacctatctttttgcttttaaaaaggcttttgttattgtgaaaataatacattgaatagcaaaaaaaaaaaaaaaaaaaaaaaaaaattcaagcactATAAGCAAATACCATGCAAAGACATCACCTGCAACAGCCTGTTCCCAACCTGACCATTGCTAACATTGCGGAGGACACTCCCGCTGGTGTTTCTGCATGTAGACATGGCATTTTTGCTGGTTGTCTCCTTCAGGTCACCTGCTGCTctgatttcataattttattgaaGATAAGCAATTAAACCTAACTTGATCTAGGATAATATTCTGAGTTTGTACTCCTTTGCCAAGCaggcaaaaaacagaaaagatgtaATTGCTAACAACCTGTAATCCAGTCTACAATGTTGCGTTAAGAAACTGTGAAGCTCTTGGATTACTGGCCCCTTACCGCCCCACCCCGCTCTGTTTCTGGACAAAGTGCTATGGGAAGCAGAAAAGGAAATACCCCATTCACCTTATCCAGGAGCACCCTGTGCTATGGTTCTGGTCCTGTCCTGTTGTTCAAGGTCTTTACACAGAATCAGTGTCCTTGACTTTGCCCCTCTGGCTCACTGTCTGCCACTTGACTCCCAGGGTCTGAAAGATCCTTGTGTTCTAAGTTTTAAGAACTTACCCTGGACTGGCAAGCTCATTTCCTCAGCTGGGTTTCCGATTACAAGTATATTCATGCCTATCAAAACAAATCGTACCCAATGTTTTTATCAAAGCCTAGAaatttactattgtaaatatCTCTCTCCGTGGAAATGTACCAGCGACATTGAGTCTGTGACAGATGCCATGGCTGACTTCCCCGTGGGTTAGGGCCTTCACTTTTTGCTTGGCAGGCACTGGCTGAACCAAAATTAATCTCCAGTGTGATCCACGCAGTGGAAAAATACAGCGGCTGCCTAAGGGAGCTGCCAGTGAAAACAAGTCACTCACTTCTCCCAGCTCAAGCCGCTCTGCCTCATGCCAGCCCTAAGAGCCAGGGATGATAACCCCCGATCCCCATGTACTGGAGTCACTGTGTTCAGACCCTCCAGAGAATGTCATATTTGGCCTCAGACTGCtttccttggggaaaaaaaaaaatgcctcctGATGAAACGAAAGATACTTAAAGTCTATTAACGTGTTTGTTTCCCAGGAAGAGATTGAAATAAGACTTTTAATACTGATAATGTGGCAGTGATGGTTGCCAGTTTTAGAGTGAGCACTGTGTGCCGGGTACTGCTAAGGTTAAGTAACCTTTGACAGcaatacccattttacagaggacaaAGCTGAGGCTCACTTGTGAGAAAGACATGGGCCAATGAATGTAACGTGCCTGGCACACAATGGGCCATGGAGAAATGTTTCCATCCCCTTGTCTCTTCTGGCAGTTCTCCTGGTTCAGTTTTCCCACCCCGTAAAATGACCAGTTTGCACTGGATCTCAGTACTGTTCTTCCCATCTCTCTAATTCTGGGATGTAGAAAATGCATCAATGCATACTTTATGCTTTTCTGTGGTTTCCAGGCAGccattatttcattataatacCTCCAACCCCCCCAAACCCCCCCACCCGCCACCTCCACCGCATCCTCTCCTTTCCTTGGAATTTTGCAAATCGTAGCTAATTTGCTTTGGACTTGCAGGCTCTGGcgtccctttccctccctcccctggcccGTCGGAGGATGACATCATTGACATCATTGTGTGTACACCTTTAAGATTATATAAATCTGTGATCCTACAGTGGCCTCCATCCCCATGGTAACGCGGAGGAGTTTCCCTTTTGTGAGGAAAGCTGTCATGTCACTTCCTGCTGCTGACAAATCAGTTTAGGAGATTAAAATAAAGGGGGGCGGGGTGCCTCTGAGAAGTGCTGGCTGCGGTGGTTTCTGGTTGCCATACACAGAGGCAAACAATGCCGCTGCGGCCCCGCCCCGCGCCCGCCGGGTGGATCCAGGTCACCCCGGGCTGTTTTTCTCTGCAGGTTGCTTTCTGGAGAGCAGGTGGGAGGGCTGCTCATCTCTTTTCCGGAGCTCTGCGGGGCGCGCCTGTTTGAGAACAGCCTGTAGGTGCAGACCGGCAGCCCAGCTCCCCTCTGACGGCCGAGGAGGTGTCTTCCACCCCGTGGAGAACAAAGGGTGCGCTCTCCGTGCTAGCGCCACAGTGGACTAAACGGTGCTCTGCCAAGGAAGATAACCCTATAGCCACCTTTTCCTTGACTGTGGCTTTTAAAGCTAGGCAGGAGACCCAcactttcattcactcattcattcattcattcattgattcattcattcatgtgttcaaCAAATATCGATAAATATAGTCTCAGGGGATACTTTGGTGCAAGACAAAATTCCTACTCATAAGTAGCTAAAATTACTTTTACTATTTTCGCTAAACAGCAAAAGTAATTTTACTTTGTCACTTGCCATCTCATGGCACTATATATGGTGGTGGGGGGGTATAT
The Chlorocebus sabaeus isolate Y175 chromosome 23, mChlSab1.0.hap1, whole genome shotgun sequence DNA segment above includes these coding regions:
- the DUSP1 gene encoding dual specificity protein phosphatase 1; this translates as MVMEVGTLDAGGLRALLRERAAQCLLLDCRSFFAFNAGHIAGSVNVRFSTIVRRRAKGAMGLEHIVPNAELRGRLLAGAYHAVVLLDERSAALDGAKRDGTLTLAAGALCREARAAQVFFLKGGYEAFSASCPELCSKQSTPMGLSLPLSTSVPDSAESGCSSCSTPLYDQGGPVEILPFLYLGSAYHASRKDMLDALGITALINVSANCPNHFEGHYQYKSIPVEDNHKADISSWFNEAIDFIDSIKNAGGRVFVHCQAGISRSATICLAYLMRTNRVKLDEAFEFVKQRRSIISPNFSFMGQLLQFESQVLAPHCSAEAGSPAMAVLDRGTSTTTVFNFPVSIPVHSTNSALSYLQSPITTSPSC